The sequence TTCTACCGGGCGCCTGCCTGGCTCGACGGCCCGGTGCTGAACATCCACCCCGCCCTGCTGCCCCGCCACGGCGGTCGCGGCATGTGGGGGCACCACGTCCACGAGGCCGTGCTGGCCGCCGGCGACCGCGAATCCGGCTGCACCGTCCACCTCGTCAGCGACGTCTACGACGCCGGCGAGATCCTCGGCCAAAGCCGCGTGCCGGTCCTGCCCGGCGACACCCCCGACACCCTCGCCGCCCGCGTCTTCGCCGCCGAATGCGAACTCTACCCTCGCGTCATCACCGAACAGGCGCGCCTTCTACTGGACGCGAGCGCCCGCTGAAGAGACCTGCCGAAAGCCAAGCGCTCCGGGCACACGAAGTGCCCGGAGCGCGTCC is a genomic window of bacterium containing:
- a CDS encoding formyltransferase family protein: MSGPTASGQLPVAVLLSGSGRTLENLLAKSRGGEVPVEVAAVVASRGDVRGVEVARAAGLPCAVVRRRDHPDADAHNAAINAWLAPFAPRMILLAGYLCFYRAPAWLDGPVLNIHPALLPRHGGRGMWGHHVHEAVLAAGDRESGCTVHLVSDVYDAGEILGQSRVPVLPGDTPDTLAARVFAAECELYPRVITEQARLLLDASAR